One genomic window of Fusarium keratoplasticum isolate Fu6.1 chromosome 3, whole genome shotgun sequence includes the following:
- a CDS encoding Acetylornithine transaminase, producing the protein MASQASQAQTQGEESYILPTYPRPSPLITRGEGSYVTDVNGKKYLDFTSGIAVVSLGHADPQITSLIADQAGKLMHISMLYENEWANILAKNLVTTTKASGTMSDAYQVFLASSGTEANEAAFKFARNFAKMDPSGEKFEIIAFTNAFHGRSLGSLSATYNPKYRDPFGPLVPGFKHGTFNSIEGLDSLITDKTCAVIVEPLQGEGGIIPAKPEFLAALRKRCDETRALLIIDEVQSGVGRTGSLWAHAHPSLRDPKTGKVVAEPDILTSAKGLGNGFPVGATIVTRRVAETVSVGIHGTTYGGNPVASRIASHVLDRVSQKDFLKQVDAKSQHLIKGLKNLQAQVPNVIKDVRGKGLMIGVELEPALSDKVPGVIRAARERGLLIIVAGSCIRIVPPLTIEVKDLDKGLEIFKRALQDLCL; encoded by the exons ATG GCATCTCAAGCATCCCAGGCCCAAACTCAGGGCGAAGAGTCGTACATCCTTCCCACGTACCCCCGTCCCAGCCCATTGATCACCAGGGGCGAGGGGTCATACGTCACCGATGTCAACGGCAAGAAGTACCTTGATTTCACCTCCGGCATCGCCGTCGTGTCTCTGGGTCATGCCGATCCTCAGATCACCAGCCTCATCGCAGATCAG GCAGGTAAGCTGATGCACATATCGATGCTATACGAGAATGAATGGGCGAATATCCTAGCAAAGAACCTGGTTACCACTACTAAGGCTTCTGGTACTATGTCGGATGCATATCAGGTTTTCCTGGCTAGCTCCGGAACCGAGGCCAATGAGGCCGCCTTTAAGTTTGCCCGTAACTtcgccaagatggatccTTCCGGAGAGAAGTTCGAAATTATCGCCTTTACCAATGCTTTCCACGGTCGCTCCCTTGGCTCCTTATCGGCGACATATAACCCTAAGTATCGGGATCCTTTCGGCCCTCTTGTCCCTGGCTTTAAGCATGGAACCTTTAATTCTATTGAAGGCCTTGACTCTCTTATCACCGATAAGACATGCGCTGTTATCGTCGAACCGCTACAGGGTGAGGGAGGCATTATCCCCGCAAAGCCAGAGTTTCTCGCTGCCCTGCGGAAGCGCTGCGATGAGACACGAGCCCTCCTCATTATTGACGAGGTTCAGAGCGGAGTGGGCCGTACCGGCTCGCTCTGGGCTCATGCTCATCCTTCTCTCAGAGACCCTAAGACCGGCAAGGTGGTTGCTGAGCCCGATATCCTAACTTCGGCTAAGGGCCTTGGCAATGGCTTCCCCGTTGGTGCCACGATTGTGACCCGGCGTGTTGCGGAAACAGTCAGCGTCGGCATACACGGCACCACCTACGGAGGCAACCCAGTGGCATCCCGTATCGCAAGCCACGTCCTCGACCGAGTATCTCAGAAGGACTTCCTCAAGCAGGTAGATGCCAAGTCTCAGCATCTCATTAAGGGACTTAAGAATCTACAAGCTCAGGTCCCTAATGTCATCAAAGATGTTCGAGGCAAGGGCTTGATGATTGGTGTGGAATTAGAACCGGCTCTTAGTGATAAAGTACCGGGGGTAATCCGAGCCGCCCGTGAGCGTGGCCTGTTGATTATCGTTGCTGGAAGCTGCATTCGCATCGTCCCGCCGTTGACAATCGAGGTGAAGGATCTGGACAAGGGTTTAGAGATCTTTAAGAGAGCCCTCCAGGACTTGTGCTTGTAG
- a CDS encoding Zn(2)-C6 fungal-type domain-containing protein → MPGRITWLPINLSGLDQDNASQIASFARVEAAELACNGATIMAAQQRRTAIYSDNERRHMCRSLAQSIPHSTVDSALDSLERESHRTRHHGQLQIGPFSAFSLPTSAASGANQATATASSRTPADLSTPVGKATSTSSSSAVTPPQDAIPDSLSPVLVDAETIERTSGTCPIVFPDFLSNDTWQPFMWPQQDVLDMHVPDMAESTLDPGGLDFLDQQEGDEADNPEDIGAEGGLSMPINLSTESSMRPDNPAAVASAMPSPDHLFSFHSLDTSDVIPDDARFLLEHYKFHHLKMFSPIWNHKSPWRIMHLPTALQTFTTLLLTGNDTYIRTSIFYSVMAVSAFTADRLSSTAALPSRWNDAGCRYHLRARAYLQMGLKTEIVGTKKVKYKEMLMAFLGMITLCIVSGRFLDAQPFLFDLENLIYSWGCRKTRISRKVAMLHNIFLYIKTLQETTGLPRLGGKVQDLRSEAHYPRLVENLFLYENSEDHHRTGGNGTKTLESAMFERIYGVPFSLICLISRVTALERRVTGMHDKFTLDHLQNEEIRKLETDICEWVNPFSSPTCDEDPASLPSGGRRETAINQLVMRGLVGALHHAVLIFFYRRILDVHPYTLQPYVRLAISDLVDYEEKKAKARRTGGRSHAEGRRRGFQ, encoded by the exons ATGCCAGGCAGGATAACATGGTTGCCAATCAATCTCTCGGGACTGGACCAGGACAACGCCAGCCAAATCGCCAGCTTCGCAAGAGTGGAGGCAGCAGAGCTTGCCTGCAATGGAGCTACCATCATGGCCGCTCAGCAGCGTCGCACGGCCATCTATTCGG ACAACGAGCGCCGACATATGTGCAGGTCTCTTGCTCAAAGCATTCCACATTCGACTGTAGACAGCGCCTTAGACAGCCTTGAGAGGGAGAGCCATCGCACTAGACACCATGGCCAGCTCCAAATAGGGCCCTTCTCCGCCTTCTCCCTGCCGACTTCAGCTGCCTCTGGGGCCAATCAGGCCACCGCCACGGCCTCCTCTCGTACCCCAGCAGACTTGTCAACCCCCGTCGGCAAAGCTACCTCCACGTCGTCGAGCAGCGCGGTGACTCCGCCCCAAGATGCAATCCCAGACTCCCTCTCCCCAGTTTTGGTGGATGCCGAGACCATTGAAAGGACTAGTGGGACATGTCCCATTGTCTTTCCCGACTTTCTTAGCAATGACACCTGGCAGCCATTCATGTGGCCCCAGCAGGACGTTCTGGACATGCATGTTCCAGACATGGCTGAATCGACTCTTGACCCCGGAGGTTTGGACTTCCTTGACCAACAGGAAGGCGACGAGGCTGATAACCCTGAGGATATTGGGGCTGAGGGGGGACTGAGCATGCCAATCAACCTGAGTACCGAGTCGTCCATGCGACCAGACAATCCCGCAGCGGTAGCTAGCGCCATGCCCTCTCCGGACCACTTGTTCTCGTTCCATTCGCTAGATACCTCCGATGTCATACCAGACGATGCAAGGTTTTTGCTAGAGCACTACAAGTTTCACCACCTCAAGATGTTCTCACCAATCTGGAACCACAAATCTCCTTGGAGGATCATGCATTTACCCACTGCTCTCCAGACGTTTACCACCCTACTCTTAACGGGTAACGACACTTACATCAGAACATCCATCTTCTATTCCGTCATGGCTGTCAGCGCTTTCACAGCAGATCGCTTGTCGTCCACTGCAGCACTTCCCTCACGCTGGAATGATGCAGGTTGCCGTTATCATCTGCGTGCCAGGGCATACCTTCAGATGGGACTGAAGACAGAAATCGTCGGAACTAAGAAGGTCAAGTATAAAGAAATGCTCATGGCCTTTCTGGGTATGATTACCCTCTGT ATCGTGAGCGGCCGCTTCCTCGATGCCCAGCCGTTTCTGTTTGACCTAGAGAATTTAATCTATTCTTGGGGCTGCaggaagacgaggatctCGCGCAAGGTTGCAATGCTTCATAACATATTTCTCTACATCAAGACATTGCAGGAAACTACTGGTCTTCCGAGGCTGGGCGGCAAAGTTCAAGATCTTCGCTCTGAAGCCCACTACCCCCGACTTGTAGAAAACTTATTTCTGTATGAGAATTCCGAGGATCACCACCGAACGGGCGGCAACGgcaccaagaccctcgagTCTGCTATGTTCGAACGCATCTATGGAGTTCCCTTTTCTCTGATATGCCTTATCTCACGTGTCACAGCTCTGGAAAGGCGGGTGACTGGTATGCACGACAAATTTACCCTGGATCACCTGCAGAATGAAGAGATCCGAAAGCTCGAGACCGATATCTGTGAGTGGGTAAACCCCTTTTCTTCGCCAACATGCGACGAGGATCCTGCCAGCCTGCCCTCGGGTGGACGGCGAGAGACAGCAATAAACCAGTTGGTCATGAGGGGCCTCGTCGGAGCGCTACACCATGCCGTCCTGATCTTCTTCTACCGACGTATACTCGACGTGCATCCGTACACCCTCCAGCCGTATGTGCGACTCGCCATCAGCGATCTCGTCGACtatgaggagaagaaagcaAA AGCCAGGAGGACCGGCGGCAGATCACACGCTG AGGGCAGAAGGCGAGGCTTCCAGTGA
- a CDS encoding alcohol dehydrogenase encodes MAASAPNLQALPSSMGAWKLDAFGSPYELPKPEDPNDILIKVNAASFCHTDAILASGKYINAGGPPLEFSGTVVQSNSPDFSPGDRAGRSTLVETASSTEARRIPFKISK; translated from the coding sequence ATGGCTGCATCCGCCCCGAACCTCCAGGCCCTCCCTTCGTCCATGGGGGCCTGGAAACTCGACGCCTTCGGCTCCCCATACGAACTGCCCAAGCCCGAGGACCCGAACGATAtcctcatcaaggtcaacgcAGCGTCCTTCTGCCACACGGATGCCATTCTTGCCTCTGGCAAATACATTAACGCGGGCGGGCCGCCGCTCGAGTTCTCTGGCACCGTGGTCCAGTCCAACTCCCCGGACTTCAGCCCTGGAGACAGGGCCGGTCGTTCCACCCTTGTGGAAACTGCGTCAAGTACCGAGGCGAGGCGGATACCTTTCAAGATCTCGAAGTGA